The Carcharodon carcharias isolate sCarCar2 chromosome 15, sCarCar2.pri, whole genome shotgun sequence genome includes a window with the following:
- the LOC121288321 gene encoding cytochrome c oxidase assembly protein COX19, with protein MSTAMNFSSKSFSPRPPDKGSFPLDHLGECKEFKEKFMNCLRENKFGNSPCREQSKEYLECRMERQLMTKEPLEKLGFKDLLDSNKAEKQQTKT; from the exons ATGTCGACCGCCATGAATTTCAGCTCCAAGAGTTTCAGCCCCAGGCCGCCGGACAAGGGCTCCTTCCCCCTGGACCACCTGG GTGAATGTAAagaatttaaggagaaatttatGAACTGCCTCCGTGAGAATAAGTTTGGCAATTCTCCGTGCAGAGAGCAATCAAAGGAATACCTGGAGTGCAGAATGGAAAG gcAGCTGATGACAAAAGAACCACTGGAAAAACTGGGATTCAAAGATCTTCTCGACAGTAATAAAGCAGAAAAACAACAGACGAAAACCTAA